The genomic segment GCCCGGACCCGCGAACCGGGGCCGCGGAGCCAAAAGGCGAAGAAGCAAAGGGCGTCTTTGGCCCAACGAAAATATGGACGATCCACCTCGAAATCCCCGCGAAGGAGTTCGACGCGATGCAACCGGCCTTCAGCGGCGGCTTCGGGCCGCCACCCAAGAAGGCCGAAAAGAAGGACGGCCCAAAGCGCGCGAGCGAAAAGAACCTCTTCGGCACCGATTTCCCGTGGGTAGAGGCCGACTTCACCGCGGGCGGGAGGACGCTCAAGAAGGTCGGGGTGCGGTACGCGGGGGACATCACCTATTTCGTCTCCGCGGGCGGCCTCAAGCGCCCCCTGAAGATCGCGTTCGACAATTTCTCGGACCAGACGTTCGAGGGGCTCTCGGCGGTGCAGCTCCACGCGATGCCGCTCGACCCCTCGAACGCGCGTGAGGCGCTGGCGTATTCGGTCTTTCGTGCGGCCGGTGTGCCCGCGCCGCGTACCGCATTCGCGGAGGTGACGCTCACGGTGCCGGGCAAGCACGACAAGGAGCCCCTCGGGCTCTTTACAGTAGTCGAGAACGTGGACGCCCGGTTCTTCGCCGACCGCTTCGGTTCCGACAAGGGGCTCGCGCTGAAGCCGTTTGGCGTCCGCGGCATCGACGCGCCGGGCGACGACTGGGAGCGCTACAAGGGGCCGTACCAACCGCAGCGGGCGGCCACGAAGGACGAAGCGAAGCGGGTGATCGAGTTCGCGAAGCTTGTGAACCAGTCGTCCGACGCCGAGTTCGCGAAACAGATCGACTCGTTCATCGACGTGGACGCGTTCCTGCGCTTCCTGGCCGCGAACGCCCTCACGTCGAACCTGGAGAGCTTCTTCGCCCTCGGCCACAACTACACCCTGTACCTCGACCCGAAAACGAACAAGTTCCACTTCATCCCCGGCGACCTGGAGTTCTCACTCGCGAACTTCCTGTTGATGGGATCGCCGGACCAGTTGATGGACCTGAGCGTGACGAAGCCGTACCCGGGCGACAACAAGCTCCCCGACCGGTTGCTCGCCATTAAGGACGTGAGCACTCGCTACCAGAAGTTGCTCAAAGAACTCACCGCGAATGCCTTCACGAAAGAACAGCTCCTCAAGGACGCCGAGGCGATCGACCGGGCGACGAAACCGATCCGCGACAAGGGCGCGAAGGCGGCGACGGCCCGCAAGGACCCCGCGCCCGGGTTCGGCGGGGCGGGCGGAATGGGACCGCAACCGCCAGACATCAAGACATTCGCGGACAAGCGGACGGAGTCGGTCGCATCGCAACTCGCGGGCAAGAGCAAGGGCTTCGTGCCGCAATCGTTCGGCTTCGGCCCACCGCCCGGCGGCATGGGCGGCAACATCCAGCCCATCGACGAGAAATCGTTCCGCGAGACCGTACAAGTTCCGCCCGAGTTCGATGCGACGCTGTTCGCGCTTCCGCCCAAGGTGAACTACCCGGTGGCGATCGCGTGCGAACCTGACGGAGCGGTGTACGTCGCGGTGGACGAGCAGGGCTCGCTCGGGCGCACGCCCGGCGGCGGAAAGATCCTCCGCTGCGTCGATAAAGACGGTGACGGCAAGGCGGATGAGATCACGACGTTCGCGAAGGTCGATCACCCCCGCGGCGTGACCTACCGCAACGGTAAGGTGTGGGTGATGCACCCGCCGACGCTCTCGGTCTTCGAAGACACCAATGGCGACGGCGTGGCCGACAAGAGTCAGGTACTCGTCACGGGCCTGACCACCGACCAGGTCACCATTCGCGGCGGGGACCACACCACCAACTGCGTGCGCATGGGCATCGACGGCTGGCTTTACATCGGCGTCGGCGACTACGGCATCAAGGAGGCGAAGGGAACGGACGGCAAGACGATCGTGCTCCGCGGCGGCGGCATCGTGCGTGTGCGGCCCGACGGCACCGATCTGGAAATCTACTGCACGGGGCTGCGGAACCCGTTCGACCTCGCCATCGACCCGTTCATGAACATCTTCGCCCGCGACAACACCAACGACGGTGCGGGCTGGGACACCCGCGTGAGTCTCCTCAAGCAGTCCGCCAACTACGGCTACACACAACTGTTCGCCAACTTTACCGACGAGATTATGCCGGCGCTCGGCGTGTACGGCAACGGCGGCGCCACCGGTGGGCTGTTCGTACAAGACCCGCGCTGGCCCGCACAGTACCGCAACACGCTCTTCACCGGCGACTGGGGCCGGAGCGAGGTATACAAGCACGAACTGAAGGCGCACGGCGCCACGTTCGACATCAAGCAGGAGGTGTTCATGAAGGTGCCGCGGGCCACCGGCATGGACATCGACGGTAGCGGGCGCCTGTACGTCGCCAGTTGGCGCGGCGGTTCGGCGGTCGGATTCGAGGGGCCGAACGTCGGGTTCGTCGCGCGCGTCACACCGAAGGGCTTCAAAGCGGAACCATTTCCCGATCTGAAAAAAACACAGCTCGACGACCTCATCAAGTACCTGAGCGCGCCCCAGGCCGTCACGCGGTTCCACGCGCAGGGCGAGATTCTCGCACGCGGGCGAAGCGCTGACAGCACCCAGGCGCTCGTGTGGCTCGCGGGAGACGCCGCCGCCCCACTGGAGGGCCGGGCCGCCGCGATCTTCACACTGAAGCAACTGGACGGCAAGGACTCGCACGGCGCGCTCATCAAGTTTGCAGAAACCGCCGCGGTAAGTGAATTCGCGCTACGCGCGTTGACGGACCGGAAGAAAGAAACCGCAGGACTGGACACCAAGTTGTTCGTAACGGCGCTGACGGACGAATCCGCCCGCGTGCGTGCCCAGGCGCTCATCAGCCTCGGCCGGCTGAATGACTCGGCGACGGCGAAGAGCATTCTCCCGCTCACGGCGCGCCCGGCCGGTTCGACAATGCCGATACAGCGCCCGCTCCAGAACCAGCCGGACCCGGACCGCGTCGTTCCGCACCTCGCCGTGCGTGCGCTCGTTTCGCTCCGCGCGATCGACACCTGCCTCGACGCCCTCGACGGCCCACATGCAACGGGCGCACTCTGGGTGTTGCGGTACATGCACGACCCGAAGGCCGTTGACGGGCTCGTCCGGAAGCTCGGCACGGCCCGCACGCCGGAACTGCGGCGCGGGATTCTTGTCACTCTGATCCGCCTCTACCACCGCGAAGCGGACTACACGGGCTCGTGGTGGGGCATCCGCCCGGACAACACCGGGCCGTACTATGACCGCACCGAATGGGACCAGAGTTCGCGCATTGGTGCGGTCATTACGGCCGCTGTCCTCGACAGCGACAAGGAAACGGTGACCTTCCTGAAGGCCGAACTGGCGCGCCACCATGTTACGCTCGCGGGCGTACCGAACGGTTCGGACATCGCGAAGGTCGAAGACAAGCCAATCGTCGTACCGAAAGCCGATCCAAAGGACCCCGACCAGATCGGCAACATGACTTACGAGACCGCGGCCCGGCGCACACTCGCCGCGAGGGGGGACGTCAAGAAGGGCGAGCGGATCTTCAAGGCTCAGTCGTGTGCGGCCTGCCACACGACGGCCGACGGGCAGACTCCCAAGGGTCCGCACCTCGTGGAGATCGGCAAGCGGTACAAGGCGGACGAGCTGGTGGAATCGGTCCTCAAGCCGAGCGCGAAACTGGCCCAGGGGTACGAGATGTACCGGTTCATAACGACCGACGAGCGCGTGTTCCAGGGCTTCGTCGTGAGCGAACGCGCCGACGCCACTGTGATCCGCGAGTCCAACGGCGTGCAGCGCGAGCTGAAGAAGGCGGAGATCGCGTCCCGCGTGATGCAGAAGCAGTCCGCTATGCCCGACGGCCTCGCCGCGAGCCTGACACCGGACCAGCTCGCGGACCTGATCGCGTACCTCCAGTCCCTCAAATGAGCGTCTCCTCAAACTTCGCTGGCGGGGCACGCAACCGCGTATCCCGCCTTTCTCCCATCTCCACGAGGGCTACTCATGCGCCTCTCTCCCGGCTCA from the Frigoriglobus tundricola genome contains:
- a CDS encoding PVC-type heme-binding CxxCH protein; translation: MRGRFPLRPVAQCGALLILALLIGHVSPDPRTGAAEPKGEEAKGVFGPTKIWTIHLEIPAKEFDAMQPAFSGGFGPPPKKAEKKDGPKRASEKNLFGTDFPWVEADFTAGGRTLKKVGVRYAGDITYFVSAGGLKRPLKIAFDNFSDQTFEGLSAVQLHAMPLDPSNAREALAYSVFRAAGVPAPRTAFAEVTLTVPGKHDKEPLGLFTVVENVDARFFADRFGSDKGLALKPFGVRGIDAPGDDWERYKGPYQPQRAATKDEAKRVIEFAKLVNQSSDAEFAKQIDSFIDVDAFLRFLAANALTSNLESFFALGHNYTLYLDPKTNKFHFIPGDLEFSLANFLLMGSPDQLMDLSVTKPYPGDNKLPDRLLAIKDVSTRYQKLLKELTANAFTKEQLLKDAEAIDRATKPIRDKGAKAATARKDPAPGFGGAGGMGPQPPDIKTFADKRTESVASQLAGKSKGFVPQSFGFGPPPGGMGGNIQPIDEKSFRETVQVPPEFDATLFALPPKVNYPVAIACEPDGAVYVAVDEQGSLGRTPGGGKILRCVDKDGDGKADEITTFAKVDHPRGVTYRNGKVWVMHPPTLSVFEDTNGDGVADKSQVLVTGLTTDQVTIRGGDHTTNCVRMGIDGWLYIGVGDYGIKEAKGTDGKTIVLRGGGIVRVRPDGTDLEIYCTGLRNPFDLAIDPFMNIFARDNTNDGAGWDTRVSLLKQSANYGYTQLFANFTDEIMPALGVYGNGGATGGLFVQDPRWPAQYRNTLFTGDWGRSEVYKHELKAHGATFDIKQEVFMKVPRATGMDIDGSGRLYVASWRGGSAVGFEGPNVGFVARVTPKGFKAEPFPDLKKTQLDDLIKYLSAPQAVTRFHAQGEILARGRSADSTQALVWLAGDAAAPLEGRAAAIFTLKQLDGKDSHGALIKFAETAAVSEFALRALTDRKKETAGLDTKLFVTALTDESARVRAQALISLGRLNDSATAKSILPLTARPAGSTMPIQRPLQNQPDPDRVVPHLAVRALVSLRAIDTCLDALDGPHATGALWVLRYMHDPKAVDGLVRKLGTARTPELRRGILVTLIRLYHREADYTGSWWGIRPDNTGPYYDRTEWDQSSRIGAVITAAVLDSDKETVTFLKAELARHHVTLAGVPNGSDIAKVEDKPIVVPKADPKDPDQIGNMTYETAARRTLAARGDVKKGERIFKAQSCAACHTTADGQTPKGPHLVEIGKRYKADELVESVLKPSAKLAQGYEMYRFITTDERVFQGFVVSERADATVIRESNGVQRELKKAEIASRVMQKQSAMPDGLAASLTPDQLADLIAYLQSLK